One Halobaculum sp. CBA1158 DNA segment encodes these proteins:
- a CDS encoding YihY/virulence factor BrkB family protein yields the protein MSRDRDTRDPSGETPTRGVVAGAVAVARTARRADATFVAGSLAYYSIVATLPVVVLAFAVLYEAGGGGLARGAVTAGGDLLTPRGREFLRGAMSDVARRRGIIAVAAGLVCFSVVQLFRGYDRAFAAVYGGDERRVLGRTGDAVFAFGVGALATLAMLLAAGALSLYANESIARVAVPAVVFLLSAVALFPLFYALPTAEVGRREVLPGTLIAACGWTVAGAGFGVYAADPAALGIYGALGGLLVLVTWFYAANVLVLVGAAANAVLAGRA from the coding sequence ACCCGTGACCCGTCGGGCGAGACGCCCACCCGCGGCGTCGTCGCCGGCGCGGTCGCGGTCGCCCGGACCGCCCGTCGGGCCGACGCGACGTTCGTCGCGGGGAGCCTCGCGTACTACAGCATCGTCGCGACGCTCCCGGTGGTCGTCCTCGCGTTCGCGGTGCTGTACGAGGCCGGCGGCGGCGGGCTGGCTCGCGGGGCCGTCACCGCCGGCGGCGACCTGCTCACGCCGCGGGGACGAGAGTTCCTCCGTGGGGCGATGAGCGACGTGGCCCGTCGGCGGGGGATCATCGCCGTCGCCGCCGGGCTGGTGTGTTTCTCGGTCGTCCAGCTGTTCCGCGGCTACGACCGGGCGTTCGCGGCGGTGTACGGCGGCGACGAGCGTCGGGTCCTCGGACGGACGGGCGACGCCGTCTTCGCGTTCGGCGTCGGGGCGCTCGCGACCCTCGCGATGCTGCTGGCTGCGGGCGCGCTGTCGCTGTACGCCAACGAATCGATCGCGCGCGTCGCCGTGCCCGCGGTCGTCTTCCTCCTCTCGGCGGTCGCGCTGTTCCCGCTGTTCTACGCGCTTCCGACCGCCGAGGTGGGCCGGAGGGAGGTGCTCCCCGGGACGCTGATCGCCGCCTGCGGGTGGACCGTCGCCGGCGCGGGATTCGGCGTGTACGCCGCCGACCCGGCCGCTCTGGGGATCTACGGCGCGCTCGGCGGACTGCTCGTGCTCGTCACCTGGTTCTACGCCGCGAACGTGCTCGTGCTCGTAGGCGCGGCCGCCAACGCCGTGCTCGCCGGGCGGGCCTGA